The following proteins are co-located in the Triticum aestivum cultivar Chinese Spring chromosome 1A, IWGSC CS RefSeq v2.1, whole genome shotgun sequence genome:
- the LOC123051797 gene encoding oxysterol-binding protein-related protein 1B — translation MRAREMHPLCCLAADFCPGGGGAAEEDDGDCSPPPADGAAVAGVLHKWTNIGRGWRPRWFAIRGGVLAYSKIRRRVAAEEATPQPTEPAAGVRVIGGADRGAGERPIGFVHLKISSFSESKSDDKRFYIITPTKTLQLRTGCVKDRVAWIEALVSARSEYSLGGILPSDRNGGSFSTEKLRDRLHAEGVGAEIVKDCEQIVHSEFSQYHVQMKQRCESYLSFIGSLPRELEAVNSEDATIRGNPQSQLFKPDFSSSGKCSEYSNTESSEDAGKQEIGKMSDEDEFHFYDTRQSFSDSVASPDVKVRYLNYGNEACKFGDSLAADRTNEYLLSSAKRRSKLPEPVEKERSVSLWSMIKDNVGKDLTRVCLPVYFNEPLSSLQKCFEELEYSYLLDRAYECGLRGNGLMRILYVAAFAVSGYASTDSRPCKPFNPLLGETYEADYPEKGIRFFSEKVSHHPMAMACHCEGKGWKFWGDSNLKSKFWGQSIQVDPSGILTLEFDDGETFQWSKVTTTINNLIIGRVYCHHHGTMSISGNKKYSCKLMFKEQSFLERNPRQVQGFVKDADGTKVASLMGKWDESMYCVVSDDASKLNSHISHQSAGATLLWKKNEPPADPTRYNLSSFAITLNELTPGLKEKLPPTDSRLRPDQRHLENGEYEKANSEKLRLETRQRMARNMQESGWKPRWFQRDSEHGTYRYVGGYWEAREQTKWVGCSDIFGSFCDNPKPRVSTLYTSASV, via the exons ATGCGGGCCAGGGAGATGCACCCGCTCTGCTGCCTCGCCGCCGACTTCTGCCccgggggcggcggcgccgccgaggaagacgacggggactgctccccgccgcccgcggaCGGAGCGGCGGTGGCGGGGGTGCTGCACAAGTGGACCAACATCGGCAGGGGCTGGCGCCCGCGCTGGTTCGCGATCCGCGGCGGCGTGCTCGCCTACTCGAAGATCCGCCGCCGCGTCGCGGCAGAGGAGGCCACGCCGCAGCCAACCGAGCCCGCCGCGGGCGTTAGGGTGATCGGGGGCGCGGACCGCGGCGCCGGGGAGCGGCCCATCGGATTCGTCCATCTCAAG ATCTCATCATTTAGCGAAAGTAAATCAGATGACAAACGGTTCTATATCATTACCCCAACCAAGACACTTCAGTTGAGGACAGGTTGTGTTAAGGACCGTGTGGCTTGGATTGAAGCACTTGTTTCAGCGAGAAGTGAATATTCTCTTGGTGGTATTTTACCAAGTGACCGGAATGGTGGATCATTTTCTACAGAAAAGCTAAGAGATCGCTTGCATGCTGAAGGTGTTGGTGCAGAAATTGTTAAAGACTGTGAGCAGATTGTTCATTCGGAATTTTCACAGTATCACGTACAGATGAAACAGCGCTGTGAATCGTATTTAAGCTTTATCGGCAGTCTTCCACGAGAACTTGAG GCAGTTAATTCAGAAGATGCAACTATTCGTGGCAATCCACAGTCGCAGTTGTTCAAGCCTGACTTTTCCAGCTCTGGAAAATGTAGTG AATACAGCAACACAGAATCTTCTGAAGATGCTGGTAAACAAGAAATAGGGAAAATGTCAGATGAAGATGAGTTTCATTTCTATGATACAAGGCAAAGTTTTAGCGACAGTGTGGCTAGTCCTGACGTGAAAGTGAGATACTTAAATTATGGGAATGAAGCTTGCAAATTTGGTGACTCATTAGCTGCCGACAGGACCAATGAATATCTATTATCGTCTGCGAAGAGGCGCTCCAAGTTGCCTGAACCAGTAGAGAAGGAGAGAAGTGTTAGCCTTTGGTCCATGATCAAAGATAATGTTGGCAAGGATCTTACAAGGGTCTGTCTTCCTGTTTATTTTAACGAGCCTTTGTCGTCTCTTCAGAAGTGCTTTGAAGAGTTGGAGTATTCCTATTTATTGGACCGTGCATACGAATGTGGTTTAAGG GGCAACGGTCTGATGAGAATTCTTTATGTTGCTGCCTTTGCTGTCTCTGGATATGCTTCCACAGATAGCCGTCCCTGCAAACCTTTCAATCCACTGTTAGGGGAAACTTATGAAGCTGATTACCCTGAAAAGGGGATACGTTTCTTCTCTGAAAAG GTTAGTCATCATCCGATGGCCATGGCATGCCATTGTGAAGGAAAAGGTTGGAAATTTTGGGGAGACAGCAATCTAAAGAGTAAATTCTGGGGTCAGTCGATTCAAGTGGATCCTAGTGGCATATTAACCCTAGAGTTTGATGATGGAGAAACTTTCCAGTGGAGCAAG GTTACAACCACAATTAATAACCTTATCATTGGTCGAGTATATTGCCATCACCATGGCACAATGAGTATTAGTGGAAACAAAAAATATTCATGCAAGCTGATGTTTAAAGAGCAGTCTTTCCTCGAACGTAATCCTCGCCAG GTTCAAGGCTTTGTTAAAGATGCTGATGGCACCAAGGTTGCATCCCTGATGGGCAAGTGGGATGAGAGCATGTATtgcgttgttagtgatgatgcttcTAAACTGAACTCTCATATTTCACATCAGAGCGCTGGCGCCACCTTGTTGTGGAAGAAAAATGAGCCTCCAGCAGATCCCACTAGATATAACTTGTCATCATTTGCGATTACTTTAAATGAGCTGACTCCAGGGCTTAAG GAGAAGCTTCCACCAACAGATTCAAGACTCAGACCAGACCAGCGACATCTAGAGAATGGGGAGTACGAAAAGGCCAACTCTGAGAAACTGCGCCTCGAGACCAGACAACGAATG GCAAGGAACATGCAGGAGAGTGGCTGGAAGCCAAGATGGTTCCAAAGGGACAGCGAGCATGGAACATACCGCTATGTCGGAGGCTACTGGGAGGCAAGGGAACAGACAAAATGGGTTGGATGCAGTGACATATTTGGCAGTTTCTGCGACAATCCAAAGCCACGGGTGTCCACGCTGTACACCAGCGCGAGTGTCTAA